A single genomic interval of Stieleria maiorica harbors:
- a CDS encoding Gfo/Idh/MocA family protein, whose translation MPIQRRSFLAGTAAAATLASAPAIHAASKNKQYRTALIGAGWWGMNILREAMAGGQTKVVALCDVDSDRLEINAEEVTDLSGDTPRIYRDYRELFEKEDVEIAIIATPDHWHALNALAAIQAGAHVFIEKPTGHTIGESQAVLAASQAADRLVQVGLHRRIGPHHVSGMKFLKDGGAGDIGLVRMFVHSRGGAEKPTRNSEPPENLDWDMYCGPAPLRPYCRRIHPGGFRHFLDFANGTLGDWGVHWLDQMLWWSDQQSPDSVHSTGGRPIAGQAVLNDEEQTTDAPDHQTATYEFDSFTATWEHRKFAGQGPEQTSIGCYFFGTQGTFHIGWRDGWTFYPADSKKQVIHQDAELQEPDGHNLKLLYADFLRAIETGSRPVADITVGHQATTLALLGMLSMKLGRSVRWDAGAQQIVGDDEANGMLRRKYRQPWSYPEIG comes from the coding sequence ATGCCCATCCAACGTCGCTCCTTCCTCGCCGGCACCGCCGCAGCCGCCACGCTCGCATCGGCCCCGGCGATCCATGCCGCTTCCAAAAACAAACAGTACCGCACGGCGCTGATCGGAGCCGGTTGGTGGGGCATGAACATCCTGCGCGAGGCGATGGCCGGTGGGCAAACCAAAGTCGTCGCGCTGTGTGATGTTGATTCCGACCGCTTGGAAATCAACGCCGAGGAAGTCACCGATTTATCCGGCGACACCCCGCGAATTTACCGCGACTATCGCGAGCTGTTCGAAAAGGAAGACGTCGAAATCGCGATCATTGCCACGCCGGATCATTGGCACGCGCTCAATGCATTGGCGGCGATCCAGGCCGGAGCGCATGTCTTTATCGAAAAACCGACCGGCCACACGATCGGCGAAAGCCAAGCCGTCCTCGCCGCCTCACAAGCCGCCGATCGCTTGGTCCAAGTCGGACTGCACCGACGCATCGGCCCCCACCACGTCTCGGGCATGAAATTTCTGAAGGACGGCGGGGCGGGCGACATCGGGTTGGTGCGAATGTTTGTGCACAGCCGCGGCGGGGCGGAAAAGCCGACGCGAAACAGCGAACCGCCGGAGAATCTCGATTGGGACATGTACTGTGGCCCCGCGCCGCTGCGTCCCTATTGCCGTCGGATTCATCCCGGCGGCTTCCGGCACTTTCTGGATTTCGCCAACGGAACGCTCGGCGACTGGGGCGTCCATTGGCTGGACCAGATGCTGTGGTGGAGCGACCAGCAATCGCCGGACAGCGTTCATTCCACCGGCGGGCGACCGATCGCCGGTCAGGCCGTGCTCAACGACGAAGAGCAAACGACCGACGCCCCCGATCACCAAACCGCCACGTACGAATTCGATTCCTTCACCGCGACCTGGGAACATCGCAAATTCGCCGGACAGGGACCGGAGCAGACCAGCATCGGATGCTACTTCTTCGGCACCCAGGGAACGTTCCACATCGGCTGGCGCGACGGTTGGACGTTCTACCCGGCCGACAGCAAGAAGCAAGTGATCCACCAAGATGCCGAGCTGCAAGAACCCGACGGGCACAACCTGAAATTGCTCTACGCCGATTTCCTTCGAGCAATCGAAACCGGCAGCCGCCCGGTCGCCGACATCACCGTCGGACACCAGGCCACCACGCTGGCCCTCTTGGGCATGCTGTCGATGAAACTCGGCCGCAGCGTCCGCTGGGATGCGGGCGCCCAGCAGATCGTCGGCGACGACGAAGCCAACGGCATGCTGCGACGAAAGTACCGCCAGCCCTGGAGCTATCCCGAAATCGGATAG
- a CDS encoding PQQ-like beta-propeller repeat protein, whose translation MPLYRCVVPELFLFVSFLGVSNCAAEDWYRWRGPDGDGISRETDWKCDWAGEGPDIAWSRSVGTGFSSVVVKDDRVFTLGHVDDQDKVYCINVADGEIIWTFGYPAELDDRDFEGGPISTPTIDGDRLYVMGRAGELFCLQISDGSKMWGINVADEAEVRLPGWGFSAAPLVIGDRLLLNVGESGVLVDKHSGDLIWSSDDRECGYASPVLIPNSDPTVAVIASGKAYIGVDVQSGEQLWAERWLTSFNCNAADPIFHDGKMLLCSGYNRGAALFDIGGTTPELIWKSKEMKNQIHTSILYQGYLYGIDGDMEAGARLRCMDWATGEIRWSVDDLRPGGLAMADGKLLLLTEPGELIIAPATPDGWEPIARGQVLDGKSWTSPVLSGGRIFCRSIQGQLVCIDCRD comes from the coding sequence ATGCCTTTGTACCGTTGTGTTGTGCCCGAGTTATTCCTATTCGTTTCCTTCCTCGGCGTATCAAACTGCGCCGCCGAGGACTGGTACCGTTGGCGTGGTCCCGACGGAGACGGCATCTCTCGTGAAACGGATTGGAAATGCGATTGGGCGGGCGAGGGGCCTGACATCGCGTGGTCCCGTTCGGTCGGAACCGGATTCTCATCGGTGGTGGTCAAAGACGATCGAGTCTTCACGCTTGGGCATGTCGACGACCAGGACAAGGTCTATTGCATCAACGTCGCCGACGGAGAAATTATTTGGACGTTCGGCTATCCCGCGGAACTCGACGACCGCGACTTCGAAGGCGGCCCGATCTCGACACCGACCATCGATGGTGACAGGCTTTACGTGATGGGGCGTGCCGGAGAGTTGTTCTGTTTGCAGATCTCCGATGGCTCCAAAATGTGGGGCATCAATGTCGCTGATGAGGCCGAGGTGCGGTTGCCCGGCTGGGGCTTCTCCGCCGCTCCCTTGGTGATCGGCGACAGGCTGTTGCTGAATGTCGGCGAGTCCGGTGTCCTGGTGGACAAACACAGCGGTGATCTGATCTGGAGCTCCGACGACCGTGAATGCGGCTACGCGTCTCCGGTGTTGATCCCCAATTCCGATCCCACCGTCGCCGTGATCGCGTCCGGAAAAGCGTACATCGGTGTGGATGTCCAATCGGGGGAACAGCTTTGGGCCGAACGTTGGTTGACCAGTTTCAATTGCAACGCCGCCGATCCGATCTTTCATGACGGCAAGATGCTTCTCTGCTCGGGTTACAACCGCGGCGCGGCTCTGTTTGACATCGGGGGGACGACGCCCGAGCTGATTTGGAAATCAAAAGAGATGAAGAATCAGATTCACACGTCGATTCTTTACCAGGGCTATCTGTACGGCATCGACGGTGATATGGAAGCCGGCGCGCGATTGCGCTGCATGGACTGGGCGACCGGCGAAATCCGCTGGTCGGTCGACGACCTGCGCCCCGGAGGTCTGGCGATGGCCGATGGCAAGTTGTTGTTGTTGACCGAACCAGGCGAATTGATCATCGCCCCGGCAACCCCCGACGGCTGGGAACCGATCGCCCGCGGGCAAGTCCTGGACGGAAAAAGCTGGACCAGCCCCGTGTTGTCCGGGGGCCGCATCTTTTGCCGCAGCATCCAAGGCCAACTCGTCTGCATCGATTGCCGCGACTAG
- a CDS encoding ZIP family metal transporter, producing MDPITQLVLCTAVAGGAIPLGGVVASFENIRPRWLEEEFRHTVIAFGGGALLSAVALVLIPDGAELIATWETVTAFAAGGLCFWGLQILLDRSQSSASQLVAMLSDFVPEVIALGAVISGGKSGAILLAVIITLQNLPEGFNAYRELRSGGLASRKILFWFMIAAILGPLLGFLGYHLLADEPRILGWMQVFAASGILYLVFEDIAPQATLNNSSFPPLGAVFGFLLGLFGKLLEG from the coding sequence ATGGATCCAATCACTCAACTCGTTCTCTGCACCGCGGTTGCCGGCGGGGCGATTCCATTGGGAGGCGTTGTTGCGTCGTTTGAAAACATACGTCCTCGTTGGCTTGAGGAGGAGTTCCGTCACACCGTGATCGCATTCGGGGGTGGCGCCCTGCTCTCAGCTGTCGCGCTGGTGCTGATCCCCGATGGCGCCGAACTGATCGCGACGTGGGAAACGGTGACGGCATTTGCCGCCGGAGGGCTGTGTTTTTGGGGATTGCAGATTCTGCTTGACCGGAGCCAGTCGTCGGCATCGCAGCTGGTCGCGATGTTGTCCGACTTTGTTCCGGAAGTCATCGCACTTGGAGCCGTGATCTCGGGCGGCAAAAGTGGCGCGATACTGCTGGCGGTGATCATCACGCTTCAAAACCTGCCCGAAGGGTTCAATGCTTATCGAGAGCTTCGCAGCGGCGGGCTGGCATCGCGAAAAATCTTATTTTGGTTCATGATCGCGGCGATACTCGGGCCTCTGTTGGGATTCTTGGGATATCATTTGCTCGCCGACGAACCGAGGATTCTGGGCTGGATGCAAGTCTTCGCCGCCTCAGGGATCCTCTATTTGGTCTTTGAAGACATCGCACCCCAAGCGACCTTGAATAACAGCAGTTTTCCGCCGCTAGGGGCCGTGTTTGGTTTTTTGCTGGGGCTGTTCGGAAAACTTTTGGAAGGCTGA